The Ensifer canadensis genomic sequence CCTGCGGGTGCATGCGCCGCTCATGGCCCTCCGCTGCTGGAAGCTCCCGCCGCTAAGGCGGTCCAGAAAGGAGCCACACCATGCAAACCAAGCGCGACACCTACCAAGTCATCACCGACACCATTCTCCAGGCCCTCGAAAACTGCGGACCCTGCGAGCGTCCCTGGGTCAGCCCGTCGCCGACCATGCCGGTCAACGCCATGTCGGGTCACGAATATCGCGGCACCAACGTCGTCATGCTGTGGGTCGCCGCCCAGGAGGCCGGCTACGCGCAAAATCAATGGGCGACTTTCAAGCAGTGGTCCGAAAGGGGCGCTAGCGTCCGCAAGGGCGAGAAGGGCACGCCGGTCATCTGGTTCAAAATGCTCGAGCGCGGGGGCAACGATGTCAGCGACGCCGGCGCCGATGACGACAATGACCGCCGCATTCCCTGCGCCCGCCTGAGCTGGGTGTTCAACGTCGCTCAGGTCAATGGCTACCAGCCCGAGAAAGCACAAACGCCCGAGGACAACCATGTGTCCCCGATCGACAAGGCCGATGCCCTCATCACCGCCAGTGGCGCGAAGATCCGCCATGAAGGCGCGCTTGCCTTCTACCGGCCCAGCACCGACGAAATCGTGCTGCCCCCGCAACACCTGTTCACCGGTACGTCCACCAGCAGCGCCACCGAGGCATACTACGGTGTCGCCCTGCACGAACTGACCCACTGGAGTGCACCGCGCCTCAAGCGCGATTTTGGCAAGCGCTTCGGCGATGATGCCTATGCCGCCGAAGAACTGGTTGCCGAACTGGGCGCGGCGTTCCTGTGCGCCCGCCTGGGCGTTTCGGCCGAGCCTCGCGCCGACCACGCCAAGTACCTTCACAACTGGATCAAGATCCTGAAGGGCGACCGCAAGGCATTCATCACCGCCGCCAGCAAGGCGTCCGAGGCCAGTGACTATCTGCTGACCCTTAACTCACCCGAAAGGCAGGAGGCGGCCTAGCGGCCGCCTTCGCGCGAGGACACGGAGCGCGCATCAGGATCAGTACTTGCCCACAACATGTCGATTTTGCATAGGTTCGCTCTGACAGGTACCGGCGCTTGCCCCCAAAAAAAGCGGCTTGCTCAAGCGACGCATCCACATCGATGGCTGGGCAAGTTGAATGGCATCGTTTGCGAGCAATACGTTCGCGGCAAGTTGCGTTTCAGTCGGCTACACCCCAGTCTTCGCCGCGACACCCTCGCTTAGGCCCTCGTGCGTCGTGCGAGCTACAGTCGCGTTGCCGGGCAGGAAGCGCGCAAAAGAAGCCGGGATGATTTTCATCATCCCGGCCAGTTGGCTCACTGGGAGAACAGGTCTTCTTTGGAGGATCAGGCTTTCTTACGGTTTTTCTGGCGATAGACGTCGATGACGACAGCGGCGACGATGATCAGGCCCTTGACGATTTCCTGATAGTAAGCGTCGACCCTGAGGAAAGTGAAGCCGGAGGTCATGACGCCGAGGATGATGGTGCCGATCACGGTGCCGGTGATGCGTCCGACGCCACCGGTCAGCGATGTGCCGCCGATGACGGTCGCGGCGATCGCGTCGAGTTCGTACATCACTCCCATGCCGGCCTGCGCCGTCTGAGCGCGGGCTGCGGTGACGACGCCAGCAAGGCCTGCGAGCATGCCGGCAATGGCATAGACCTTGATCAGATGCGCCTCGACATTGATACCCGAGACGCGGGCTGCCTGAACATTGGCGCCGATCGCGTAGGTGAACTTGCCGTAGCGGGTGTAGCGAAGGGCAATGTGGAAGATGATCGCAACGACCAGGAAGACGATGACGGGCCAGATGCCGGTGCCGATGAAATTGAACTGTTCGGTAAGGCCCGAAACCGGCTGACCCTTCGTGTACCACTTGGAGATGCCGCGTGCCGAAACCATCATGCCGAGCGTGGCGATGAAGGGCGGGATCTTCGTTCTGGCGATCAACTGACCGTTGATGACACCGGCAAGCAGGCCGACGCCGATGCCGAGCCCGATCGGCACGATGGCCGGCAGGTCTGTCAAGGATGGATAGAGCGCGCGCGGCCAGGTGGAGGCCTGCGCCACGCTTGCCGAGAACATCGCGGTCATGCCGACAACGGAGCCTGAGGACAGATCAATGCCGCCGGTGATGATCACCTGGGTCACGCCGACGGCGATGATGCCGATAACTGCAACCTGCAGGATCATGATCGTCAGGCGCTGCGGGTTCATGAGGAAGCTCTGTCCGACGAAGATCCAGCCAAGGATTTCGTAGACAAGCGCGATGCCGATCAGCACCAGGAAGATGCTGAATTCGGGCGGCATCCGACGCTTCGCACCCGGAAGGGCCGAGCCGGTGCCTTGTGCTGCGACATTGGTTTCCATTGTTCGTTCCTCCCTGTGGTCCGTTCAGTTCGCGCTCAGCTGGCCGCGAGTTCCATGACCTTGATCTGGGTTGCTTCGGCTCGGTCGAGGATGCCTGTGACGCGACCTTCATGCATGACCATGATGCGATCGCTCATACCCAGCACCTCCGGCATTTCCGAAGAAATCATGATGACGGCAACGCCGTTGCGGGCGAGTTCGGTGACGAGGCGGTGGATCTCTGCCTTGGCCCCGACATCGATGCCGCGCGTCGGCTCATCGAGGATCAGGATGCGCGGATTGGTGAGCAGCCAACGGCCGATCAGCACCTTCTGCTGATTGCCGCCGGACAAGTTCTCGATGCGCTCCTGCAGATTGGGCGTCTTGACCCGAAGCTTGCGGCTCATCTCCTCGCAAGCCGCGGTGATGTCCTTTTCCGAGACAAAGCCGGCCCTGACGAAACGGTCCTGCAATACGGCGATCTGCATGTTTTCGAGCACGTCGAGGATCAGCAGACAGCCAGTGTCCTTGCGGTCTTCCGTCAGAAACGCCATGCGGTTTCGGATGGCGGTGTTGGGGCTATCGATCGAAACGGTCTTGCCGTCGATGGCGATGGTGCCGGAACTTGCCGGGGTGACGCCAAAGAGCGTCTCGGCGAGATTTGAGCGGCCGGAGCCGACCAGCCCGGCGATCCCCAGGATTTCGCCGGCACGCACGTCGAAAGAGACGTCGTGGAACACGCCGTCAAGCGTCAGATTGTTGACCGAAAGCATGACGTCGCCGATCGGAACCTCTTCCTTCGGGAACATCTGGGTGATTTCGCGACCGACCATCATGCGAATAATGTCATCGCGGGTGACGTCGCTTGAAGCATGCGTGCCGATGTATTTGCCGTCACGGAAGACCGAGAACTCGTCGGCAATCTCAAAGAGCTCGTTCATCTTGTGGGTGATGTAGACGATGCCGATGCCCTGCGAACGCAGATCGCGGATGATCTCGAACAGGTGCGCGACCTCGCGCTCCGTCAAGGCCGATGTCGGCTCATCCATGATCAGAACGTCGGATTCGTAAGAGACCGCCTTGGCAATTTCGACCATCTGACGGTTGGCAACCGAGAGGTGGCGGACCTCGATTTCGGGGTCGAGCTTGATCTTTAGGCGATCGAACAGCCGGGCGGTAATGCGGCGCATCTCGCCATGATCGACAAAGCCGAAGCGGTTTTTCGGTTCGCGCCGGATCCAGATGTTTTCGGCGACGGTCATGAACGGCATCAGGTTCAGTTCCTGATGGATCATGGCGATGCCGTTTTCGAGCGCGTCGAGCGGCGACTTCAGCCTGATGTCGGCGCCCTTCAGCCGCACCTCACCCTTGTCGGGCGTGTAGATCCCGGCCAGGATCTTCATCAACGTCGACTTGCCGGCGCCATTCTCGCCCATCAGCGCATGGACGGTGCCGCGCCTCAGACGGAAGGACACGTCGTCGAGCGCGACGACGCCCGGAAATTCCTTGCGAATGCCTTCAACGTTGAGAAGGTATTCAGCGTTGGGTACGGCGCCGCTGGCGCGCACGGCGGCCATCGTTGTCGGACTGAGCGTCATTGTCATTGCCTCCCCGTCAATTCCGGCTTTCGCGGAAAAGTCCTCGCAGCTGGTGGGTCAACCAGCCATTCTCCTCGCAGGCGCCAATCTACAGGATCAGCGCACCTGCCGCGGGACTGTTTTGGTTGGGAGCGCGAGATATCCCGCGCCCCCAATGCAAGCATCAGTTCTTCGCCTGATAGCTGGCCATGTTTTCCTTCGTGACAAGTTCGAAGGGGATGTAGACCTTCTTCTCGACCGGCTCGCCCTTGGCGAGTTTGAGGGCTGCGTCGACAGAGCCCTTGCCCTGGCCGGCGGCGTTCTGGAACACTGTCACGTCGAGGTCACCCGCGGCCAGGGCTGCAAGCGCATCCTGTGTCGCGTCGATGCCGCCGATAACGACGCTGTCCATCGGACGGCCAGCAGCCTTCAGCGCCTGGATCGCGCCGATCGCCATTTCGTCGTTGTTGGAAATCACGGCGTCAAACTCGAGGCCGGCAGAAAGCCAGTTGGTGAGCAGATCCGAGCCTTGTGTGCGCGACCAGTTGGCGGTCTGCTCCTCGACGATCTCGATACCCTTGCACGCTTCGGTCGCGAGAACGTCATGGATGTCCTTGGTGCGCATGCGGGCAGCCTGGTTGGAAAGCTCCCCCATCATGACGACGGCCTTGCCCTTGCCGCCGAGCATCTTGCAGATTTCCTGGGTCTGCAGCGTGCCGGATTCCTGTTCGTTGGAAGCGACGAAGGCCTGCTTTTCCGGGAGGGTGTCGACGTTGACAGGTTCGCGGTTGACGTAGACGAGCGGAATGCCCGCGTCAGCGGCAATCTTCGACATCGCGGCCGTTGCGTCGGTATCAACCGGGTTGACGATGATGGCGGTGACGCCGGCTGCGATGAAGTTCTGGATCTGGCTCTGCTGCTTCGAAACGTCGTTCTGTGCGTCTTCGATCTGCAGGTCGACGCCGTCGAGCGTCTTGGCGTAGTCGGACATGCCGTTGCGCAGGACCGTCAGGAAGTTGTCGTCGAACTGCGCCATGGAAACGCCGATGGTTTCGGCATGCGCTGCCGTCGACATCATCACCGCCATGGCTGTACCCAGCAGGAATTTCTTCATTATCTTTCTCCTCCACATTTGGTGCCCGGCCACACCTTCTCCAGCCGGAAACGCTGACCGTGTCGGGTCGCGCCCATCTCTGATCGGAAGCGGTACTCCCGCTGCGCTCCAATCAAAACGGAATAAAAGAACCAGTGATTTGCTATTACGGAATATGTATTCCATTTTATGCGGTCGCCGTCAAGGGTGTCTTTCGGCGCCTCGCTTCGTTTTCCAGTGCTCGGTCGGCTTTGCCGATCAGATATTGGCTTCGAGGTAAGCCATGCTGGTTCTGAGGGCGGCGGCCGGATCGGCAACACCATGGACTTCATCGGCAAAGGGCTCGAACGAGAAGGGGCCGGAATAACCTGCAGCCTTCAGGCGGCGAATCTGCCCGACATTGTCGAGCGTGTCGTTTTCGTCGACCAGAACACGATGCGAGTCGCGCAGATCGGCGATCGCCACATCGCTGTCAGTGACCCCCGATATATGGACGAGGCCGGTCATCTCAGGATGGATTGTTTGCTCGCCGGCAAGATGGTGGTGGAAGGTGTCGTGCACGACGCGGAACGTAGCCTCGCCGCCGATTGCCCTTATGCCGTCAACAGCCTCCGTCTTGGAGCGAAGCGAGCAGATCTCGAAGCCGAGTGGCTCGACAAGGCCGATGATACCGGCCGCATCGAGCATCGGCTTCAGCACCGTAAGGGCTTCCTTTAGGTTTGCCTGACGCTCACCATCGGCCTGGCCGCTGCCATCATTGACGGGAACAAGAACGAGCGCTTTTGCCCCGCAGTCCCTGGCATAGGAGATCAGGTGCGCGGCTTCGGCGGCGCGCGTGTTGTTCCATTCATTGAACCGCTGCAGGGCGTTGATCGAGATGATTGTCAGCCCATGTTCTGCTGCCAGTGCCGTAACGTGTTTTGCGGGTGTGCCATCTAGAATGGCATTGCCGGTCAGGTCGTTGCGGATCTCGACGGCCGTCATGCCGAGCGATCGTGCAAGCGCAAAGAAGGCGTCGAGCGGCAGGCCGGGGGTTGTCATGTGATTAAGCGCGAAGGGTAGGGTGGTCATGGGAATGTCTCCTCCAGGTGTGGTTCGTTGGTAGCTATAAATGGAACGTTCATTCCATTTATAGCTACCCGTGCAAATCACCAATGACTAGGAGGTAGTTGACGCGTGTCCGGTCAAAGCACTTGCATTGTTGCAAGATTGTCTTTTCCAGATGATGGAATCCAATCAGATTCCAGGTGACCTCAGTGCAGATCTACCGTCCGCGTGCGACTGCCCTTGAACTCTTGCCCGGTTGACCTGGATCGAGAAAGCTGTCTTCAACCGCCCGACGTATGGCAAGTTCGGTTTGCATTTGCCTTTGCAAGGTGATTTCTGGCGGAGCGCGCCGTGATGGCTGGCAGAGTGAGAATATGGACGTGCTCGACAATCCCGCACCAACCGTGACGCAAGTCCGACCCTGGCACCCGAAATGGGGGGCAAGGCTCGGGGCGACATATTTCGTGCACAAGGCGTTTCCCTGGTTGGGCCATTATTTCGGCGATACAACGCTTCGTTCGACACTTGCCCCCCGACTCGATGGTATCGTTTCCTGGGGCGGCCGGCTGCCGGCACAGACAGCGATGCGAATTGCGCGATTGCGCAAGCTTCCGCATTGGCATCTCGAGGATGGTTTCCTGCGCTCCGTCGGTCTCGGCAAGGATGGAAGTATTCCGATCTCGATTGTCGTCGATGATAAAGCGCTGCCGGTCGATGCCGGTCGCGCCTCCCGATTGGAGTTGCTGATCCGCGATGCGGCTGGCGGCTTAGCGCATGATGTTGGTGCCCCGATCCGCGAGGCCCTGGTGGCGCACAAGCTGTCGAAATACAACAACCTCCCTCACAGCGAGCCTCGTCTCGCTCCGTCGACACGGCGCAGGATATTGCTGGTTGATCAGGTGTTTGGCGATGTTTCCGTAGAAAAGGCGTTAGGCGCGCCTTCCTCCTTTGACCGCATGTTGGATGATGCGCTTGCAAGCGGTGCGCAGATTGTCGTTCGCACGCATCCAGACGTCATTGCCGGTCATCGCAAGGGTTATATGACCGAACGGGCATCGAAGTTGCCAGGCGTAACGCTGATGGCCGACAAGGTGTCTGCTGCGGCCATTCTCGCCGTCGTCGATGAAGTCTGGACCGTCTCCAGCCAAATGGGCTTCGACGCAATTTTGCGTGGCCTTCCTGTTCGTTGTTATGCGAGCCCATTTTATGCGGGTTGGGGACTGACAGAAGACCACGTGGAAGACCGTGCCCAATTGGCCCATGCGAGACGGGCAATTGCACGCCCCACCCTCGATCAGCTTACTTTCGCAGCATTCGGCCTCTACCCCGTCTATCGTCACCCAAAGACATGGGCGATGTTGGAGCCGCTCCAGGCAATCGATTATCTGGTCGAAGAAATCGCCACAACTGGACGGCATGCCTGATTTTTTGATGGCCCCGATTTCTTAATCAGCTCACGGTTCGAGCCCGTGATTACGCACCATTCCAATTTTTCTCAACGAGTCCGCCACGTGCGCGGAAATGAAGACGTTGGAAGAACCTGCCAGGACGAACTGGCCCATTGCTCGATTTTCGTCCACAAGCCTCTTCAATGCCAAGGCCAATTTCGTTGATCGCTGGGCTTCGTCGATAATGAGCGGGCCAACTTTCGTCTCAGCCAGCAGAGCGTCCAGCTGTCCTTTTGGATCAACCTCGTTAGCAACAAGCGCACCTTCGTCATCTAGTGTAGTGAATTTTCCGACGCTCAATAGATCGCGTACAAGCGTCGTCTTCCCGACCTGCCGTTGCCCGATAGTGTTAACCACTCGCGCTGATGTATGAGCAGCCTTCAGTTGGGAGTGTAGATGACGCGGTAAGAGACTGTCGTCCATGTCACTTCATTTCTCGGCAAAAAGCGATGCGGGGAAAGTTGCAATAGACCTGCGGGGAAAGTGTCAATAGCGTCGTGGTGAAAGTGTAAATAGGTCTTAGGTCACGGCAAGTGGTGCTGTTTCCCGACCGTCATTTCCGCCGTGCACGCCTGGTCTACGAGCGTTTTCGCTGCCCTTGACGACACGGGTATCGTGCGGTTCGGCCCATCAGGATTGTATTCGCACAGGGAAAGCACCGCTTGCCGCTCTGGTTCTCCTTGCGGCGGCGGTCGAAGCGGCCCACCTTCGTGTACTCCGGTTTGATGTCGCCACCGACATACTTCGTCAGATGTTCTCCGGAGTGAAAAGATCGAAAGGCAGGAAGGTCTGTCCCCGGTGCGCCCGAGGCGACGCCGGCTATGGTTAACACCTAGGCGGATGCGAGCTTATGTTTGCAGAGGCTGCCAACGGCTGAACCGCAGCCCCCGGGTACCAGAGGACTGCGGTTAGAGCCGCCTCGATCTCTGCAGGGACAGCGGCGACTGCCAACGAATAGACCGGTTGCGGGTTAATTCAGTGTTGCCTCAGGGTAGGATTTTTATCCATAAAACAGTGGGCTAGGTTTCTCTCAGAGGCAGCACTTCGTGATACGGCCAATCTTCAACCATCAAGAACATCGCTATGACCTACCGCCAGATCCGGCTTACGTTAGGTGTTCGCAGCAGTAGATCGACATCGCTTTCGATTTCAGCGCAGATGGTGTCCAAACCGTCGAGATCGATAGGAGGATGAGGGAGCGCAGCGGTCAATTCATCTCGAGCCATGGCGACGAGTGCGTATTCTTCACATAACGCACGAAATGCCCGCTCTGTTGGGCGTCAATCAACGCTCGCAACGCTGGAAGCCTCAGTTTCAGAGCTTTTCCGCTGGCTCGAATCCGGGGTGCGAAAGACCGAGAATATCACCTATCGCGTGACGATCACGAGCAGTCTAGCGGGTCGACGACGGCGGCGATCAAGGATCTGCAATCGCTGTTAGTCAGCAGTCCGGCGACCCTGAAGTTAATGAGGGAGATATTGGAGCGGATTGAGGGCGGTCAACTGCGTCGATAAAAGAACGGCCCGCTGTTGAGGGGGCCGGGAGTGTGGGACAACGGCTGCGGGGGACTGCCGCTGTCCATGGGGTGCGAACAAAACGCGCGTGCCGGAAAATCGTTCCAACCATGGCTGAGAGCTGCCATAATGCCGACGACGCCTTATCGGCTCGTTGCTAGATTTAAACCCAAACGCGGATTACGCTCGCCAATCCTCAGATTTAGCTGTATATTTAGTCATTGCTGATATTGCTGGCGGCCTTCTCCCCACAGAGCGACGAAAAGAGGGCCGCTTTTTCCAGTTGTCCCGCCGGATAAGGGCAGCTTTTCTCACAAATAACCAGCCATTTGCTTAGGTCCCGCATCAACCCCGCTCGGCCAAAATTTTCTGCATCCGAGCGAGTTTGCTTTCCGCAACAGCAAGTCGCTGGAGAAGCACGTTCGGTCTCTCGGCCTTATCGTCCATTGAAAAGTCACCGATGACTTCCATCGGGTGCGCATTCAAAACCTGGCAAATTTGAACAAAAGCCGGCAGGGATATTCGGTTCGTGCCGCGCTCATATTTCTGGATCTGCTGGAACGTGACGCCAATTGCTGCGCCGAGCTTCTCCTGCGAAAGCCCGCGCGTCTGGCGGATTATCTTGAGGCGCTCACCCATCTGCACGGAAAGCTCAGACGCAGAGTCGGTCATCTTGGCCATGTGTATCCTCCGTTGATTTCCGGGGGATTTAATGGAGCAACCCACCCGTGTTCACAACTCGCAAATCTGAGGGTAGACAAGCGCGTCCAAGCAGTGGCGGAGGTCACCCTCGATGCCTGGCGCTGGGTAGTGCCACGGCGAGCGGCGTCATCCTGCACCGGGCGCACGCCACCAGCCGGCGCCTGTATCCGCACCTCGGCGGTCTTGCGGCCGCACTTGGCGTGACCCCTCACATAGATCGGATGATCACGCCCAAGTTTATCCACGAATGGGGCTATCGGGCTGATTCCGCCGCGGCGGCACTCCAGGCACCAGAGATTGAAGCTATACGCCTTGTCGAGCAATTGGCCGAGCGTCGAGATAACGACGGCTCGCTTCGTTCCAGACATGCGCTTTCTTCCTCGATTGAGGTTTCAGTAAGCCGCATGTCGTGAAAGTCGCCCGCCGCGCGCCACTTCGTGCAGCCGGGATGGGCGCACAGGTGCTCAGCCAGGCCGCTTTCCGTTCTCTTGGTAGCGCCGACTTCGGCACTCATGCTCAAGCCTTCCTCGTGCATATGTTCTGCAAATCGTTGAGGAACGGAGTCAACACCCAGATCTGGGGAGGAGGTCAGTGGGGCTTGGGAGCGATCAGAACGACGCCGGCGCCAAGCTCAAACATTTCCGTTTCGGCATTCACTGCCAGGTAATTGTTTTCCGCCAGCTCGATCAAAGCCTAGGCGACTTCATTCCGTGACCAGCCGGCGACCTCAGCTTTCGTGGCCAAATGTTGGAATTCAGCCTCAAGCACTTCCTGGCAGTGAAGGCTGCGATCGGGATGGCATTTCGGATGCTTCGGCGCGGGAATTTTCGGCATGGCGGTTCCTCCTGCAGAAGATGTTGGGGCGGCAACTACTGTTCGCAAGGCCTTGCTAGTGAAATGGCGTCGGGATAATCCCGCGCCGGATCAACTCATGGAGTGCCGCGCTTGCGATATCCGCGACGTCGTCTGGCATTGGCACCTTGTCGAGTGCTGAATCGATCATCACAATGCAGATGTTCAAGAGTTCCTCGTCGCTGAACTCGGTGACTTGCTTCCTATCGTCCATGGCCATCTCCTCTTGGTGAGACGGTAGGCGGAGGCGAAAAAACGTTCTAGATGCAAATGTGACAGGTAAGATTTCGCTACAAACGGCGGTCGGCGATCCGGCGGGCGAGAACAAAATCGAGTTACAGAGTCCCGAAATAAGTCTCGAAGTGGGTAGGTGTGCAGGCCGTAACCGCCTGCGCTACAAGGCCTGCATGAAATTAGCCCACTCTCCTAGCGCGCGCGGGCGATTTGTTCTCAAAATCAATTACTCCGTCGTCAGATGTTCTCCGGAGTAAAAAGATCGAAAGGCAGGAAGGTCTGGCCTGGCGCGCCCGTCGGGCCGTTGCCGGTCGCCTGCACCATCAGATTGATTGTTTCCCGTGCAAGGGCCCCCGTCGGCGTCGATATCGCCAGGGTCACGACATCGTCGGCGAGTGCTAAGCGCGACTCCGGCGTCAATTCATTGACGACAGCGATCAGCTTGCCTTCGAGTTTTTCCTCGCGGATCGCTGAGATTGCTCCTTCCATGCCGCCGCCGCAGACATAGAAGCCGGTCAGATCCGGGTGGCGTTGCAAGAGGTTGAGCGTCGCTTCGTGGGTAATCTCGGCGGTGTCGAGATTGACCATGGTGTCGAGCACCTCGAAATCAGGCGCGTGCTCGCGAAAATAGGATCGGAAGCCGATTTCACGCAGTTCATGGCCGAGAAAGCGATGGCTGCCGACGAACGCTGCGACCTTGCCCGGTCTCTTCGCAGCCTTGGCAATCATCCAGGCCGCTGTCCTGCCGACCTTGTGATTGTTCAAGCCGATGTAACCTTCGCGGATGCCGGCTGCAAAGTCGGAAAGCAGGGAGAAAACCGGGATCCCGCGTTCCTTCAGTTCTTCGACCACTGCGGTCACCGCCGGATAATCGGGCGCGACGAGGGCAATCGCCTGATTGCGGGCAGCCATTGCCTTCAGCTTCTCGGTGATACCCGTCGGTGTGGAGTTGGCGACGAATTCGATCTGGGGCAGGGCGCGGACGTTTGAAAGCGCGAGCGCTGCGTTCTCGATCTCTTTGGCCACAGTTTGGTAGAAGGATTGTTGCGGCTTTTGCAGGATAAAACCGAGGCGGTATTGCGGAAGGTCCTCGAAGACCCGCTGACGAAGCAAGCCGACCGCGTGGTAGCCGATGGACTTGGCCGCATCATAGACCCGTCGCGCCGTCTCTTCGCGCACGGGATGTCGGCCGTTGAGCACGCGGTCGACGGTCGCAACGCTGACGCCCGCGGCGCGGGCAAGATCGGCAATTGTCGGTCTGTTGCTCATGGCTGCCCCTGAAACTATTCCATCATATATGACATGCAAGATATGATGGTATTTGAGAGAATATATCATCACTGCATTGAGGACTTGCAAAAGTCAACCTATCGTCAGTTCCAAGAGATGAGGAGCGGCCGCCGGCGTGTGGTCGATTGTGGGAGGAGAATCCGGATGGCGATGGTTCCGACGAAGCGTGATTACAGCTTGCTTGGCCGCGACGCCGAGGCCGCGGTCGCCAACGGGCTTTCTGCGGCGGAGTGGTATCACACGGAGATCCCGCGCAAGCAGATGAAGGAACTGATGAAGCGCGAGGATGGCCCGGCGATCCGCGATACGGCCATCTGGTTCGCCAGCCTCATCCTCTTCGGCGGCTTTGGCGTCTATTTCTGGGGGACATGGTGGGCCGTTCCCTTCTTTCTCGTCTATGGCGTTCTTTATGGCTCGGCTTCTGACAGCCGTTGGCATGAATGCGGCCATGGCACGGCATTCAAGACGATGTGGATGAATGACGTCGTCTATCAGGTCGCCTGTTTCATGATCATGCGCAATCCGGTGACCTGGCGCTGGAGCCACACGCGTCACCACACCGACACTGTCATCGTTGGTCGGGACCCTGAAATCGCCGTCATGCGGCCGCCGGATCTGCTTCGGCTCGTCTTAAACTTCTTCGGCATCTTGGATGTCTGGCATGCCGTCATCGACATGGTGCGCAATGCCTTCGGCGTCATCAGTGCCGCCGAGAAAACCTTCATTCCGGAAATGGAGCAGCCCAAGGCAATACGGATCGCGCGGATCTGGTTTGCGATCTATCTCGCAACCATCGGCCTGTCGTTCTATCTCGGCTCGATCCTGCCGATGATGCTCATCGGTCTGCCGCGCCTCTATGGCGCCTGGCACCATGTGCTGACAGGCCTCTTGCAGCACGGTGGGCTTGCCGACAACGTCACCGACCACAGGCTGAACAGCCGCACGGTCTATATGAACCCGGTCAGCCGTTTCATTTACTGGAACATGAACTACCACGTCGAACACCATATGTTCCCGATGGTGCCCTACCATGCGCTGCCGCGGCTTCACGCTATGATCAAGTACGATCTGCCGGCGCCGAATCCATCCATGCTCCACGGCTACCGCGAGATGCTCCCGGCCTTCCTGCGCCAGTTGAGGAACGAGGACTATTTTCTGAAGCGCGACCTGCCGCCGACGGCAAAACCCTATCGCGAAGAGTTTCACAGCGATGCCCTGCGTGCTGCCGAATAGGTACACCAGCAAACAACAGCATTTGGAGGAAGAAGCATGAGTGGAAACTGGATCGAGGTCTGTGCGGCCGACGAGATCGACGAAGAGGATGTGATCCGCTTCGACCATGACGGACGCACCTTTGCCGTCTACCGCAGTCCCGACGACGAATATTTTGCGACCGACGGTCTCTGCACCCACGAGCACATCCATCTCGCCGACGGACTGGTGATGGACGACATCATCGAGTGTCCGAAACACAATGGTCGCTTCAATTACAAGAACGGACAGGCCAAGGGCGCGCCCGTCTGCGTCAACTTGAAGACCTACCCGGTCAAGGTCGAGGCCGGCAGCGTCTTCATCGCGGTCGCCTAAGCGAGCTCAAGGCGTCCAACGAACATGGGAGAGGCACATGAACAGGATTGTCATTGTCGGCGCCGGC encodes the following:
- a CDS encoding helix-turn-helix domain-containing protein; this translates as MAKMTDSASELSVQMGERLKIIRQTRGLSQEKLGAAIGVTFQQIQKYERGTNRISLPAFVQICQVLNAHPMEVIGDFSMDDKAERPNVLLQRLAVAESKLARMQKILAERG
- a CDS encoding LacI family DNA-binding transcriptional regulator; amino-acid sequence: MSNRPTIADLARAAGVSVATVDRVLNGRHPVREETARRVYDAAKSIGYHAVGLLRQRVFEDLPQYRLGFILQKPQQSFYQTVAKEIENAALALSNVRALPQIEFVANSTPTGITEKLKAMAARNQAIALVAPDYPAVTAVVEELKERGIPVFSLLSDFAAGIREGYIGLNNHKVGRTAAWMIAKAAKRPGKVAAFVGSHRFLGHELREIGFRSYFREHAPDFEVLDTMVNLDTAEITHEATLNLLQRHPDLTGFYVCGGGMEGAISAIREEKLEGKLIAVVNELTPESRLALADDVVTLAISTPTGALARETINLMVQATGNGPTGAPGQTFLPFDLFTPENI
- a CDS encoding fatty acid desaturase family protein — its product is MAMVPTKRDYSLLGRDAEAAVANGLSAAEWYHTEIPRKQMKELMKREDGPAIRDTAIWFASLILFGGFGVYFWGTWWAVPFFLVYGVLYGSASDSRWHECGHGTAFKTMWMNDVVYQVACFMIMRNPVTWRWSHTRHHTDTVIVGRDPEIAVMRPPDLLRLVLNFFGILDVWHAVIDMVRNAFGVISAAEKTFIPEMEQPKAIRIARIWFAIYLATIGLSFYLGSILPMMLIGLPRLYGAWHHVLTGLLQHGGLADNVTDHRLNSRTVYMNPVSRFIYWNMNYHVEHHMFPMVPYHALPRLHAMIKYDLPAPNPSMLHGYREMLPAFLRQLRNEDYFLKRDLPPTAKPYREEFHSDALRAAE
- a CDS encoding MocE family 2Fe-2S type ferredoxin — its product is MSGNWIEVCAADEIDEEDVIRFDHDGRTFAVYRSPDDEYFATDGLCTHEHIHLADGLVMDDIIECPKHNGRFNYKNGQAKGAPVCVNLKTYPVKVEAGSVFIAVA